A window of the Aliivibrio salmonicida LFI1238 genome harbors these coding sequences:
- a CDS encoding MFS transporter, translating into MIEFRSRAYYQVSAALAFGSFLVFCNLYLFQPMLPALADHFAVSATKINGLLAAGTFTLALMLLPWAIASEMIGRRKILLISLFLLPVIGLTPLLTNSLMLLIISRGLMGMALAGFAAVAVAYMAEEFSAKAFSHAIGAYISANSLGGISGRIFGGMVTDHFDWQTAVFCMAVLSLVGAIIVALVLPKKEKPRDNAPSLSQYHRIIFQHLRNKKILFAMLIGGVNFALFVNLYTVTGFRLVAEPYSLPISIASMIFLCYLSGTISSRLVGMWCHRFSAVSGMFLGSLISLCGMLIASNSSLVVILIGLNVLSFGAFFTHSLAYGWVSQQAVTAKSTATALYLVHYYVSGSLGGFYLMYCWQHGGWDRVIFGAGALYSVIFWLCWRLYHHTHTKAAWA; encoded by the coding sequence ATGATTGAATTTCGCAGTCGAGCGTATTATCAAGTAAGTGCCGCATTGGCCTTTGGTTCGTTTTTGGTGTTTTGTAATTTGTATTTGTTTCAACCAATGCTTCCTGCACTGGCGGATCATTTTGCGGTATCTGCAACTAAAATTAACGGGCTACTTGCCGCTGGAACATTCACTCTTGCGTTAATGCTACTGCCTTGGGCTATTGCTTCTGAGATGATAGGGCGTCGAAAAATCCTATTAATCAGTCTATTTTTATTGCCAGTGATCGGATTAACGCCATTACTAACGAACAGCCTAATGTTGTTGATTATTAGTCGGGGGTTAATGGGGATGGCATTGGCAGGTTTTGCTGCGGTAGCGGTGGCTTATATGGCAGAAGAGTTTTCGGCCAAAGCATTCAGTCATGCCATTGGTGCTTACATTAGTGCAAATTCTTTAGGTGGGATCTCTGGTCGTATTTTTGGAGGCATGGTTACCGACCATTTTGATTGGCAAACTGCTGTGTTTTGCATGGCGGTACTCAGTTTAGTGGGGGCTATCATCGTGGCGCTTGTACTTCCGAAGAAAGAGAAACCACGAGATAATGCGCCTTCGTTATCTCAATATCATCGAATTATCTTTCAACATTTAAGAAATAAGAAAATCTTGTTTGCGATGCTCATTGGTGGCGTTAATTTCGCTTTGTTTGTGAATTTATACACCGTAACAGGGTTTCGATTGGTAGCCGAACCTTACTCTTTGCCAATCAGTATCGCTTCTATGATTTTCTTGTGCTATTTGTCTGGCACGATCAGCTCAAGACTGGTTGGAATGTGGTGTCACCGTTTTAGTGCGGTATCTGGGATGTTTCTTGGTTCGTTGATCAGTTTATGTGGGATGTTAATTGCAAGTAATAGCTCATTAGTTGTGATTCTAATTGGTTTGAATGTATTAAGTTTTGGTGCTTTTTTTACACATTCGTTGGCGTATGGGTGGGTGAGTCAGCAAGCAGTAACGGCTAAATCGACAGCGACGGCGTTATATCTGGTTCATTATTATGTGAGCGGGAGCCTTGGTGGATTCTATTTGATGTATTGTTGGCAGCACGGTGGTTGGGATAGGGTTATTTTTGGCGCAGGTGCATTGTATAGCGTGATATTTTGGTTATGTTGGCGTTTGTATCACCACACCCATACCAAGGCGGCATGGGCATAG
- a CDS encoding sensor domain-containing diguanylate cyclase encodes MELNKPNTFFFWPRFIVLFFSLLFSVFYFYKYSENEINVNKIKSEQKAIIAAQKKYISMTLDSIGQDLLLLSDFIEINHAYNSHNKKLIELTEANALALSLRKGLYDQLRYIDLKGNEIIRVNYNDGDPSIVPKAQLQNKANRYYVKDSLKLHDGDVYISALDLNIEHGEIEIPHKPMLRLATPVYDDNGQKRGIVILNYLAEHLLDGLKIFNLNQHDHHMLINHNDYFLFYDRRPELEFAFMFPNNEEKKYSAIYPETYRCLNHKASGQVDISSGVLTFDSVFSYPKNIDSSNSIHIVKQDTCWRLITFVPNSTKWTIANTSSNDLHILGSMILFSLCMSYIIAQLQLKKRIDHNEIRKLAHHDSLTGLINRGYFKKLFHWKMQHARRFESKLALIYIDLDGFKDLNDSFGHSVGDLALKAISKNLEYAFSINAYVSRIGGDEFAVLIYDVNDTQEVIAQVEAYLYLSHQPLTLDDKQYMLNTSIGVAFFPEHGTNINALMHNADEAMYYIKRSGKNGFQIFSL; translated from the coding sequence ATGGAATTAAATAAGCCTAATACCTTCTTTTTTTGGCCACGTTTTATCGTGTTATTCTTTTCTTTGTTATTTTCTGTTTTCTATTTTTACAAGTACTCAGAGAATGAAATAAACGTTAACAAAATAAAATCTGAACAGAAAGCAATTATTGCTGCGCAAAAGAAATACATCTCAATGACTCTTGATAGTATCGGTCAAGACCTCTTACTATTGTCTGACTTTATTGAGATTAATCATGCCTATAATTCCCATAATAAAAAACTCATTGAGCTCACAGAAGCCAATGCACTTGCATTAAGTTTACGTAAAGGTTTGTATGACCAACTTCGTTATATTGATCTAAAAGGCAATGAAATTATCCGTGTTAATTATAATGACGGAGATCCTTCTATTGTTCCTAAAGCACAATTACAAAATAAAGCGAATCGTTATTACGTGAAAGACAGTTTAAAGCTGCATGATGGCGATGTTTACATCTCAGCACTTGATCTCAACATTGAGCACGGCGAGATAGAAATCCCGCACAAGCCGATGCTCCGTCTTGCCACGCCTGTTTATGATGACAATGGTCAAAAACGTGGAATTGTTATACTCAACTACTTAGCAGAACACTTATTGGATGGATTGAAAATATTTAATTTGAACCAACATGATCATCATATGCTGATCAATCATAACGATTACTTCTTATTCTATGACAGAAGACCAGAGTTAGAATTTGCCTTCATGTTTCCTAATAATGAAGAGAAAAAATACTCCGCTATTTACCCAGAAACATACCGTTGTTTAAATCACAAAGCGTCAGGCCAAGTTGATATCAGCTCTGGCGTGCTTACTTTTGATTCGGTATTCTCGTACCCAAAAAATATCGATTCATCTAATTCAATTCACATTGTTAAACAAGATACGTGTTGGCGTTTAATCACTTTTGTGCCGAATTCAACAAAATGGACCATTGCGAATACCTCATCGAATGATTTGCATATTTTAGGCAGTATGATCCTATTCTCATTGTGCATGTCTTACATTATCGCGCAGCTGCAACTTAAAAAACGCATCGATCATAATGAAATACGAAAATTGGCACATCACGACAGTTTGACTGGCTTAATTAATCGCGGGTATTTTAAAAAATTATTCCATTGGAAAATGCAACACGCCCGACGATTTGAATCAAAGCTAGCGCTAATCTATATTGATCTTGATGGCTTTAAAGATCTCAATGACAGCTTTGGTCATAGCGTTGGAGATCTGGCATTAAAAGCAATCTCTAAGAATTTAGAATATGCCTTCTCTATTAATGCGTATGTTTCTCGTATTGGTGGGGATGAATTTGCAGTCCTGATTTATGATGTTAATGACACACAAGAAGTCATTGCACAGGTTGAAGCGTATTTGTATTTATCCCATCAACCACTCACCCTTGATGATAAACAATACATGCTCAACACCAGTATTGGCGTTGCCTTCTTCCCTGAACACGGCACAAACATCAATGCTCTAATGCATAACGCCGATGAAGCAATGTATTACATCAAACGTTCAGGAAAAAATGGATTCCAAATTTTTAGTCTTTAA
- a CDS encoding adenosyltransferase, whose protein sequence is MALKASGVVGELSYPFIFEDSPLCDFEILTDELCTYTGLALSQLASGEVRESLERLQPKIFNLNGSIRGKCGIFEDDIQELLTDLYHFKSQVTDDAKRFVLPRGTGAVIQLHQCRSLSKKVVRALVQVDKLTTKKIPETLPRFANVLANYYFALTRVLNQDSGIEEPEYISINYPMPKN, encoded by the coding sequence ATGGCCCTAAAAGCATCAGGTGTGGTTGGTGAACTTTCATACCCTTTCATTTTTGAAGACAGCCCACTGTGTGATTTTGAAATTTTAACCGATGAGTTATGTACTTATACGGGGTTGGCTTTATCTCAATTAGCCTCAGGCGAGGTTCGAGAATCACTTGAACGTTTACAGCCAAAAATCTTTAATTTGAATGGTTCTATTCGTGGAAAATGTGGCATTTTTGAAGACGATATTCAAGAACTGCTCACGGATTTATATCACTTTAAATCCCAAGTAACCGATGATGCAAAACGCTTTGTATTACCAAGAGGTACAGGTGCAGTAATCCAATTGCACCAATGCCGTAGTTTAAGTAAAAAAGTGGTTCGAGCACTCGTTCAAGTAGATAAATTAACCACGAAAAAAATCCCAGAAACACTGCCTCGTTTTGCGAATGTACTTGCGAATTATTACTTTGCGTTGACTCGAGTATTAAATCAAGATTCTGGAATAGAAGAACCAGAATACATCAGCATTAATTATCCAATGCCAAAAAATTAA